GGTTTGTCGCTCCGAACGGGGCGCGAGGCTTGGGACCCAGGGGCCGGCAGCCCAAAGGAAAACACATGTCTAGAATCGTATGTAAGTTCGGTGGCTCTTCCGTCGCCGACGCAGGTCAGTTCCGTAAAATCAAGAACATCGTTTCCTCCGATGCAAAGCGCAAGGTCGTAGTGGTATCCGCTCCCGGTAAGCGCAATCCCAAGGAAACCAAGCTGACCGACCTCCTCTACAGCACCTATGATCTCGCTTCCAAGCACCTGGATTTCTCCGAACCCTGGAACCTGATCCGCAACCGCTATCTCGAAATTTGCTCCGACCTTGGTATCGAACCCAAGGTTGCCGAAGACCTGGACAAGCTTGAAAAGCAGCTTCGCGACGACGTTGAAAGCATCACCACCGACTACCTCGTAAGCCGTGGCGAATACCTGAGCGCTCGCGTCATGTCCGTGTACCTGGGTGCCGAATTCGTGGATACTTTCCCCATCATCACCTTCGATGAAAAGTACCGCATTCTGCCTTCCAGCTACGAAACCATCGCCAAGGCCCTTTCCGACGAGAACAAGCTCTACGTTCTTCCGGGCTTCTACGGTTCCAACACCCGTGGCGAACTGAAGACCTTCAGCCGCGGCGGCTCCGATATTACCGGCGCAATTCTCGCCAACGCAATCGACGCCGAAACCTACGAAAACTGGACCGATGTTTCCGGCATGCTGATGGCTGACCCCCGCATCGTCGAAAATCCG
The genomic region above belongs to Fibrobacter sp. and contains:
- a CDS encoding aspartate kinase, producing the protein MSRIVCKFGGSSVADAGQFRKIKNIVSSDAKRKVVVVSAPGKRNPKETKLTDLLYSTYDLASKHLDFSEPWNLIRNRYLEICSDLGIEPKVAEDLDKLEKQLRDDVESITTDYLVSRGEYLSARVMSVYLGAEFVDTFPIITFDEKYRILPSSYETIAKALSDENKLYVLPGFYGSNTRGELKTFSRGGSDITGAILANAIDAETYENWTDVSGMLMADPRIVENPLPIEYVSYREIRELAYSGASVLHDESIAPCRAKKIPINIRNTNRPEDAGTIIGPTPESTKLPITGVAGRKGFSMIYIEKSMMNKEVGFGRRVLAVLEGEGLSYELCPSAIDSMSIVVDTKKLEAVEHVVMEDITQQMHPDRIKIFKGISLIATVGHGMTNKIGVAAKLFTALAENSVNVRIIDQGSSQINIITGVDEDDMNKAIKAIYDAFT